A genomic window from Myotis daubentonii chromosome 4, mMyoDau2.1, whole genome shotgun sequence includes:
- the CARTPT gene encoding cocaine- and amphetamine-regulated transcript protein, whose amino-acid sequence MESTRFQLLPLLGAALLLLLPLLGARAQEDAELQPRALDIFSTVEDASHEKELIEALQEVLKKLKSKRIPLYEKKYGQVPMCDAGEQCAVRKGARIGKLCDCPRGTSCNSFLLKCL is encoded by the exons ATGGAGAGCACCCgcttccagctgctgcccctcctgggtgctgccctgCTGTTGCTGTTACCTCTGCTGGGCGCCCGTGCCCAGGAGGATGCTGAGCTCCAGCCCCGAGCCCTGGACATCTTCTCCACCGTGGAGGATGCCTCCCATGAGAAGGAGCTG ATCGAAGCGCTGCAGGAAGTCCTGAAGAAGCTCAAGAGTAAACGTATTCCGCTCTATGAGAAGAAGTACGGGCAAGTCCCCATG TGCGACGCTGGCGAGCAGTGCGCGGTACGAAAAGGAGCGAGGATCGGGAAGCTGTGCGACTGTCCCCGAGGAACCTCCTGCAATTCCTTCCTCCTGAAGTGCTTATGA